The Peptoanaerobacter stomatis genome includes the window AGCCGAAACTTTACAACAAATCTTACCTGATTTTTTGGTAGGAAGATTGGGCGGAGATGAATTTATCGTATTTATGGAAGGAAAACATGATTTACAAGAAATAGTATCTACTGTAAAAAGTAAAATTAAAGAAGCTTATTCGAAAGATACTTGCTTTCAAACTCTGGATATAAGCATAGGGTATGCTGAAAATAATACACAAAATCCTGATATAGAGCATCTAATACATATAGCTGATAACATTATGTATGACAGTAAAATATTACAAAAAAAATGATAATTTAGTATTTAACCATATCTTTTTATACCAAACTCTGATAGAGTAATAGATAATTTATATAAAAAGTACAAAAATTTGTTAGATTTCATTAAATTTATACAATACTATTTTGTATAGTTATATTGTATTTTGATATTATAATATCATACAAACTGTATAATGCACCACTTAATATTTTAAATACTTCATTTCTAAATCCCATAGGGCGAATCAGCTTACATATTCGTTCTATGGGATTTATTTATGCTATATTTTAGTACAATAGTTTTATAAATTTATTCTTTAATTTATATTCTACAAATTATACAAAAAATTTTAAATATATAATGCAGAAATATTATTTTTTTAATTAAACATATTATAACACCAATAAAAATTGGTCACTATACAGTTTACAAAAGCTATAATATGATTGCATAGTTTTATGAACATTCTAAAAATTCCATCATATATACGTAAAAATGCTGTTTATAAATTTTAAAATAATTGAAAAAAATATGATATTAATATATAATTATTTACATAACTATTTTTTTAGAAAGGATATGGGTAAAAAATACAATCTCGTACTTGTTTTTTAACTCTGAATTATAGATATGATAAGCAAAAGAGAAAATATAGACGTAAAATCTTTTATTGCAGAAAAACTCGCACCTTATGACCTAATAACAGATTATCCTATGAAAAACTGTACATCTTTTCACATAGGCGGAGAAGCAGATTTTTTTGTCAGACCTAAATCTCTCGTCCATCTAATGGATATATTGGAGATTGCAAAAAGCTATGAATATCCTGTTTTTGTTATGGGTAACGGAAGTAATTTATTGGTATCCGACAAAGGTATAAGAGCTATTGTCGTTCAATTATCAGATAATTTTTCACAACTCACTAAAATAGATGATGAAACTGTAGAAGTAGAGTCAGGTATGTCTATGACTTCACTTTCAAAATATTTTTTAGATAATTCGCTTACAGGCTTTGAATTTGGTTGCGGTATTCCAGGCACAGTAGGTGGTGCTGTTACAATGAATGCCGGTGCATATGACTCCATGATGAGCAATGTTGTACAAGAAGTAATAGTCTTGGATAAAGATATGAATATAAAAAAATTGTCCAATGAACAAATGCAATTTTCTTATAGAAATTCAATAATATCAAAGGAAAATTTAGTTGTTTTGAGCATCAGAATAAAACTCAAAAAAGGAGATTTTACTGAAATAAAAGAAAAAATTGACGATTATACATTTAAGCGCACTTCAAAACAACCTCTGTCATATTACTCTGCCGGCTCGACTTTCAAAAGACCGGAGGGATATTTTGCAGGTAAATTGATAGAAGACAGCGGACTTAAAGGACTTGTTATGAAAAATGTCGCCGTGTCATCTATGCACAGCGGTTTTGTAATCAACTTAGGCAATGCCACTTGCAGTGAAGTATTGGAAATGCTAACATTTATAAAACAAGTTGTCGGTAATAAATTCCATGTATCTCTTGAAGAAGAGATAAAAATAGTTGGAGAATTTTAATTTTTGAAAGGAGTTTATATAGTATGATTACTATAAAACGTAAAATTTCTTTTATATTGGCATTCGTGCTGGTATTATCCTGTTTTTACAATCCGAACAAAATCGTGTATGCAGCACCTGATGTACAGGTAAAAATTACACTTAATCATTTTGATGCAAAAGACGAATTAAAATCAGTAAATAAAACTATACAATTAGGCGGTAATGCACAAATCAAGGACGCACATATATCCACGCCTATAAAAATTGAATTCAGGAACAGTTCTAATGACCTCATTAGTTTAAAACAAACAAATTCCACACCTTCATTATCTTTGCAAGATTTTGTAAAATTAACAAAAG containing:
- the murB gene encoding UDP-N-acetylmuramate dehydrogenase, yielding MISKRENIDVKSFIAEKLAPYDLITDYPMKNCTSFHIGGEADFFVRPKSLVHLMDILEIAKSYEYPVFVMGNGSNLLVSDKGIRAIVVQLSDNFSQLTKIDDETVEVESGMSMTSLSKYFLDNSLTGFEFGCGIPGTVGGAVTMNAGAYDSMMSNVVQEVIVLDKDMNIKKLSNEQMQFSYRNSIISKENLVVLSIRIKLKKGDFTEIKEKIDDYTFKRTSKQPLSYYSAGSTFKRPEGYFAGKLIEDSGLKGLVMKNVAVSSMHSGFVINLGNATCSEVLEMLTFIKQVVGNKFHVSLEEEIKIVGEF